Proteins encoded by one window of Halomonas sp. Bachu 37:
- the rpoC gene encoding DNA-directed RNA polymerase subunit beta' has product MKDLVKVLKSQSQSEEFDAIKITLASPDMIRSWSFGEVKKPETINYRTFKPERDGLFCAKIFGPVKDYECLCGKYKRMKHRGIICEKCGVEVTKAAVRRERMGHIELASPVAHIWFLKSLPSRIGMFLDMTLRDIERVLYFESFVVIDPGMTTLERGQLLNDEQYFEALEEFGDDFDARMGAEAVQELLKDIDLEEEINHLREEIPQTNSETKIKKLSKRLKLLEAFYHSGNAPAWMVMEVLPVLPPDLRPLVPLDGGRFATSDLNDLYRRVINRNNRLKRLLDLNAPDIIVRNEKRMLQEAVDALLDNGRRGRAITGSNKRPLKSLADMIKGKQGRFRQNLLGKRVDYSGRSVITVGPTLRLHQCGLPKKMALELFKPFIYSKLQSLGYASTIKAAKKMVERELPEVWDILADVIREHPVLLNRAPTLHRLGIQAFEPLLIEGKAIQLHPLVCAAYNADFDGDQMAVHVPLTLEAQLEARALMMATNNVLSPANGEPIIVPSQDVVLGLYYMTREKINAKGEGMVFSDLNEVERAFGTQSASLHARVKVRLDEVDVDEETGERSQHRRVYDTTVGRALLFRILPEGVPFELIDQPMKKKAISKLINEVYRRAGLKPTVIFADQLMYTGFRLATWSGASIGVNDFVIPDAKTEIVDAAEAEVKEIEDQFSSGLVTAGEKYNKVIDIWSKANDKVAKAMMTGISKETVIDRDGNEVEQDSFNSVFIMADSGARGSAAQIRQLAGMRGLMAKPDGSIIETPIVANFREGLNVLQYFISTHGARKGLADTALKTANSGYLTRRLVDVAQDLVITEIDCGTENGLTLHPIIEGGDIIVPLSQRVLGRVVAQDVIDPSNDDVLIPRGTLLDEKWCAELDTMGVDEIIVRSTITCETPHGVCASCYGRDLARGHQVNIGESVGVIAAQSIGEPGTQLTMRTFHIGGAASRSSAVDSVQVKHGGKVRLHNIKYVERGDGKLVVVSRSSALAVADEHGREREYYKLPYGAELSVRDGETVDAGTMVAKWDPHTHPIIAEVEGKAQYVDLDEGVTMHRSVDEMTGLSSIEVIESAARPMAGRDKRPMIMLQDEAGEYVSVSGANTPVQYLLPGKAIVSADNGATIGVGEVVARIPVEASGNKDITGGLPRVADLFEARKPKESAILAEISGVVSFGKETKGKRRLTITPEGGGDPFEALIPKWRQIAVFEGESVEKGEVISDGPSNPHDILRLLGVAELAKYITAEVQEVYRLQGVGINDKHIEVIVRQMLRKVEISDAGDSDFITGDQAELVRVLEQNARLEKEDKFPAKYTRLLLGITKASLATESFISAASFQETTRVLTEAAVTGKRDYLRGLKENVVVGRLIPAGTGLTHHAERRRKREDAERLFSPSATEVEQELGAQLTALDSEEEDL; this is encoded by the coding sequence ATGAAAGATTTGGTGAAAGTCCTCAAATCGCAGTCTCAGTCCGAAGAATTTGACGCGATCAAGATTACCCTGGCGTCGCCGGACATGATTCGCTCCTGGTCCTTCGGCGAGGTGAAGAAGCCCGAGACCATCAACTACCGCACCTTCAAGCCGGAGCGCGACGGCCTGTTCTGCGCCAAGATCTTCGGTCCGGTGAAGGATTACGAGTGCCTGTGCGGCAAGTACAAGCGCATGAAGCATCGCGGCATCATCTGCGAGAAGTGCGGCGTCGAAGTGACCAAGGCCGCGGTACGCCGCGAGCGCATGGGCCATATCGAGCTGGCCTCGCCGGTCGCGCACATCTGGTTTCTGAAGTCGCTGCCGTCACGTATCGGCATGTTCCTCGACATGACCCTGCGCGATATCGAGCGGGTGCTATACTTCGAGAGCTTCGTCGTCATCGACCCGGGCATGACCACGCTGGAGCGTGGCCAGCTGTTGAACGACGAGCAGTACTTCGAAGCCCTGGAAGAGTTCGGCGACGATTTCGATGCCCGTATGGGTGCCGAAGCTGTTCAGGAGTTGCTGAAAGATATCGATCTCGAAGAAGAGATCAATCACCTGCGCGAGGAAATCCCGCAGACCAACTCCGAAACCAAGATCAAGAAGCTCTCCAAGCGCTTGAAGCTTTTAGAAGCCTTCTACCACTCCGGCAATGCGCCCGCGTGGATGGTCATGGAAGTGCTGCCCGTGCTGCCGCCGGACCTGCGTCCGCTGGTACCGCTTGACGGTGGCCGCTTCGCGACCTCGGATCTCAACGACCTTTACCGTCGTGTGATCAACCGCAACAATCGCCTGAAGCGTCTTCTTGATCTGAATGCGCCGGACATCATCGTGCGCAACGAGAAGCGCATGCTGCAGGAAGCGGTCGATGCGCTGCTGGACAATGGTCGTCGTGGCCGTGCGATTACGGGCTCCAACAAGCGCCCGTTGAAGTCGCTCGCCGACATGATCAAGGGTAAGCAAGGTCGTTTCCGTCAGAACCTGCTGGGTAAGCGCGTCGACTATTCAGGTCGTTCGGTGATTACCGTAGGTCCGACGCTGCGCTTGCACCAGTGTGGCCTGCCCAAGAAGATGGCGCTGGAGCTGTTCAAGCCGTTCATCTACTCCAAGCTGCAGTCGCTGGGCTACGCCTCGACGATCAAGGCGGCGAAGAAGATGGTCGAACGCGAGCTGCCGGAGGTGTGGGACATCCTCGCCGATGTCATCCGCGAGCACCCGGTACTCCTCAACCGCGCGCCGACTCTGCACCGTCTGGGCATCCAGGCGTTCGAGCCGCTGTTGATCGAAGGCAAGGCGATTCAGCTGCACCCCTTGGTATGTGCCGCCTACAACGCTGACTTCGACGGCGACCAGATGGCGGTCCACGTACCGCTGACCCTGGAAGCCCAGCTCGAAGCGCGCGCCTTGATGATGGCGACCAACAACGTGCTGTCGCCAGCCAACGGCGAGCCGATCATCGTGCCGTCGCAGGACGTGGTACTGGGTCTGTACTACATGACCCGCGAAAAGATCAACGCCAAGGGCGAGGGCATGGTGTTCTCCGACCTCAACGAGGTGGAGCGCGCCTTCGGTACCCAGAGCGCGTCGTTGCATGCCCGGGTCAAGGTGCGCCTGGACGAAGTGGATGTCGACGAAGAGACCGGTGAGCGCAGCCAGCACCGCCGTGTCTACGACACCACCGTCGGGCGTGCGCTGCTGTTCCGCATCCTGCCCGAAGGCGTCCCCTTCGAGCTGATCGACCAGCCGATGAAGAAGAAGGCGATTTCCAAGCTGATCAACGAAGTCTATCGTCGTGCCGGCCTCAAGCCGACCGTCATCTTCGCCGACCAGCTGATGTACACCGGTTTCCGTCTGGCGACCTGGTCGGGCGCCTCCATCGGTGTCAATGACTTCGTCATCCCCGACGCCAAGACCGAAATCGTCGACGCGGCGGAAGCCGAGGTCAAGGAGATCGAAGACCAGTTCTCTTCTGGCCTGGTAACGGCGGGCGAGAAGTACAACAAGGTCATCGATATCTGGTCCAAGGCCAACGATAAGGTGGCCAAGGCGATGATGACGGGCATCTCCAAGGAGACCGTGATCGACCGTGACGGTAACGAAGTCGAGCAGGACTCGTTCAACAGCGTCTTCATCATGGCCGACTCCGGCGCCCGTGGTTCGGCCGCCCAGATCCGCCAGCTCGCCGGTATGCGCGGCCTGATGGCCAAGCCGGACGGCTCGATCATCGAGACGCCGATCGTCGCCAACTTCCGCGAAGGCTTGAACGTACTGCAGTACTTCATCTCGACCCACGGCGCACGTAAAGGTCTGGCGGACACGGCCCTGAAGACGGCCAACTCCGGTTACCTGACTCGTCGCCTGGTCGACGTGGCCCAGGATCTGGTCATCACCGAGATCGACTGTGGCACCGAAAACGGCCTGACCCTGCACCCGATCATCGAGGGTGGCGATATCATCGTGCCACTGTCGCAGCGCGTGCTGGGGCGTGTGGTCGCTCAGGATGTCATCGATCCGTCGAACGACGACGTGTTGATCCCCCGGGGAACGCTGCTCGACGAGAAGTGGTGCGCCGAACTCGACACCATGGGTGTCGACGAAATCATCGTGCGCTCGACGATCACCTGTGAAACGCCCCACGGTGTCTGCGCCAGCTGTTACGGCCGCGACCTGGCCCGTGGTCATCAGGTCAACATCGGCGAGTCGGTCGGTGTCATCGCCGCACAGTCGATCGGTGAGCCGGGTACCCAGCTGACCATGCGGACGTTCCACATCGGTGGTGCCGCTTCGCGCTCCTCCGCCGTAGACAGCGTTCAGGTCAAGCATGGTGGCAAGGTGCGTCTGCACAACATCAAGTACGTCGAGCGTGGCGACGGCAAGCTGGTCGTGGTATCGCGTTCGAGCGCCCTGGCCGTTGCCGACGAACACGGCCGTGAGCGCGAGTACTACAAGCTGCCCTACGGTGCCGAGCTTTCCGTACGCGATGGCGAGACGGTCGATGCGGGCACCATGGTGGCCAAGTGGGATCCGCACACCCACCCGATCATCGCGGAAGTGGAAGGCAAGGCGCAGTATGTCGACCTCGACGAAGGTGTCACCATGCACCGCAGCGTCGACGAAATGACCGGCCTGTCGTCCATCGAGGTCATCGAGTCCGCCGCACGGCCGATGGCCGGCCGCGACAAGCGCCCGATGATCATGTTGCAGGATGAAGCAGGCGAATACGTTTCCGTCTCCGGCGCCAACACCCCGGTTCAGTACCTGCTGCCGGGCAAGGCGATCGTCTCGGCGGATAATGGCGCGACCATCGGTGTCGGTGAAGTCGTCGCCCGTATTCCGGTCGAAGCGTCGGGCAACAAGGACATCACCGGTGGTCTGCCGCGGGTTGCCGACCTGTTCGAGGCGCGTAAGCCGAAGGAGTCGGCCATTCTCGCTGAAATCAGCGGTGTGGTGAGCTTCGGTAAAGAGACCAAGGGCAAGCGTCGCCTGACCATCACGCCGGAAGGCGGTGGCGATCCGTTCGAGGCATTGATTCCCAAGTGGCGCCAGATCGCGGTGTTCGAAGGGGAAAGCGTCGAGAAGGGCGAAGTGATCTCCGACGGCCCGAGCAATCCCCACGACATCCTGCGTCTGCTGGGCGTGGCGGAACTGGCCAAGTACATCACCGCCGAAGTCCAGGAGGTCTATCGCCTCCAGGGTGTGGGCATCAACGACAAGCACATCGAAGTGATCGTGCGTCAGATGCTGCGCAAGGTGGAGATCAGCGACGCCGGCGATTCCGATTTCATCACCGGCGACCAAGCGGAATTGGTGCGGGTGCTCGAGCAGAACGCGCGCCTGGAAAAGGAAGACAAGTTCCCGGCCAAGTACACTCGCCTGCTGCTGGGTATCACCAAGGCCAGCCTGGCCACCGAATCGTTCATTTCCGCGGCGTCGTTCCAGGAAACGACTCGTGTACTGACCGAGGCAGCGGTGACCGGCAAGCGCGATTATCTGCGTGGCCTGAAGGAAAACGTGGTGGTGGGACGTCTGATCCCGGCCGGTACCGGCCTGACTCACCACGCCGAGCGTCGCCGCAAGCGCGAAGACGCGGAACGCCTGTTCAGCCCCTCGGCCACCGAGGTGGAACAGGAGTTGGGAGCCCAGCTGACAGCGCTGGATTCCGAAGAGGAAGACCTCTAA